In Niveispirillum cyanobacteriorum, the following proteins share a genomic window:
- a CDS encoding DUF5694 domain-containing protein, which translates to MRTLLGAIALLSVLSAPVMASEVPVEVMVLGTYHFANPGQDKVNAQIDPVTTPAKQAQLEQVAERLARFKPTVIAVERVAKDQTTMLDHRYPAFTPADLLKNPDERVQIAYRLANRLGLKEVYAVDEVAEDGEPDYFPFDPVQKWAEANGKTGTIDAMFGPIQAWVAQLEKDQRTRPVADILADLNAPDHPIAIKSMGDGQYRLLALGKGRDLPGADLNARWYARNARIFAKLTQVVKPGDRVLLVYGSGHNYWLRHFASETGGFKLVEAGPYLRP; encoded by the coding sequence ATGCGGACGCTTTTGGGGGCGATTGCCCTGCTGTCTGTACTATCGGCACCGGTGATGGCGTCGGAGGTGCCGGTGGAGGTCATGGTGCTGGGCACCTATCATTTCGCCAATCCCGGCCAGGATAAGGTGAATGCCCAGATCGACCCGGTGACCACGCCGGCCAAGCAGGCGCAACTGGAACAGGTGGCCGAACGGCTGGCCCGGTTCAAACCAACCGTCATCGCCGTGGAACGGGTGGCCAAGGATCAGACCACGATGCTGGACCATCGCTATCCGGCATTCACGCCCGCCGACCTGTTGAAGAATCCCGATGAACGAGTACAGATCGCCTATCGTCTGGCCAACCGGCTGGGCCTGAAAGAGGTCTATGCGGTGGATGAGGTGGCCGAAGACGGGGAGCCTGATTATTTCCCCTTCGATCCTGTCCAGAAATGGGCAGAGGCCAATGGCAAGACCGGCACTATCGATGCCATGTTCGGCCCCATCCAGGCCTGGGTGGCGCAGTTGGAGAAGGATCAGAGGACACGGCCTGTTGCCGATATCCTGGCCGACCTGAACGCGCCGGACCATCCCATCGCCATCAAGAGCATGGGGGACGGGCAGTATCGCCTTCTAGCGCTCGGCAAGGGACGCGATCTACCGGGGGCCGACCTGAACGCCCGCTGGTATGCCCGCAACGCCCGTATCTTCGCCAAGCTGACGCAGGTGGTGAAGCCGGGCGACCGGGTTCTGCTGGTCTATGGCTCCGGTCATAATTACTGGCTGCGTCATTTCGCTAGCGAAACGGGCGGCTTCAAGCTGGTGGAGGCCGGCCCCTATCTGCGTCCCTGA
- a CDS encoding GAF domain-containing sensor histidine kinase has translation MIVSDLRERLRLQDFSAYVGSDLGPDPRFLRLTGMARRLFDLPIAMVNLIDAADMWPKAEEGICVGRQPRETTLCNLVIDGGTLLVPDLAADPRFAGLPGITQAGLRFYAGVPIVTPGRQVLGVFCVLDRRPRPDFQAEQTSMLEQFAGIAMDQLSLDKLQRDAATAQKAAEQMAQARASFLAMMSHEIRTPLNAILGFGEMLAHAGLPEPYGDYARTVHDTGRSLMQVLNHTLDYARLESGKVELEERPFCLSDLAARGQRLVQKTCHDKGLTLSVDLDPALPDRWRGDGIRLQQVLNNLLFNAAKFTESGGITLCLRQDGQEGNRLWLRADVVDTGIGVAPEQRGNLFTPFFQADSSHARRFDGSGLGLAICRQLVHAMGGQIGYEPVPGGGSRFWLRLPLAAA, from the coding sequence ATGATCGTCAGCGACCTGCGCGAGCGATTGCGGCTCCAGGATTTTTCCGCCTATGTCGGGTCCGATCTGGGACCTGATCCCCGTTTCCTACGGCTTACGGGCATGGCCCGGCGGCTGTTCGATCTGCCCATTGCCATGGTCAATCTGATCGATGCCGCCGACATGTGGCCCAAGGCCGAGGAGGGCATCTGCGTCGGACGGCAGCCGCGCGAAACCACCTTGTGCAATCTGGTGATCGATGGTGGCACGCTGCTGGTGCCCGATCTGGCCGCCGATCCCCGCTTTGCCGGCCTGCCCGGCATCACCCAGGCGGGCCTGCGCTTTTACGCTGGCGTCCCGATTGTCACGCCGGGCAGACAAGTGCTGGGCGTGTTCTGCGTTTTGGATAGGCGTCCCCGGCCCGATTTCCAGGCCGAACAAACCTCCATGCTGGAACAGTTTGCCGGCATCGCCATGGATCAGCTGTCCCTGGACAAGCTGCAGCGCGATGCGGCAACGGCGCAGAAGGCGGCCGAGCAGATGGCCCAGGCCCGCGCCAGCTTTCTGGCCATGATGAGCCACGAGATCAGGACGCCATTGAACGCGATCCTGGGTTTCGGGGAGATGCTGGCCCATGCCGGTCTGCCCGAACCCTATGGCGATTATGCCCGCACCGTGCATGACACGGGCCGCAGCCTGATGCAGGTGCTGAACCACACGCTGGACTATGCGCGGCTGGAGTCGGGAAAGGTGGAGTTGGAGGAACGGCCCTTCTGCCTGTCCGATCTGGCCGCACGCGGCCAACGGCTAGTGCAAAAGACCTGTCACGACAAGGGACTGACCCTGTCGGTCGATCTGGACCCCGCCCTGCCCGACCGCTGGCGCGGGGATGGCATCCGGTTGCAGCAGGTGTTGAACAACCTGCTGTTCAATGCCGCCAAATTCACCGAATCGGGCGGCATCACCCTGTGCCTTCGCCAGGATGGGCAGGAAGGGAATCGGCTGTGGCTGCGGGCGGATGTGGTGGACACCGGCATCGGCGTCGCCCCGGAACAGCGCGGCAATCTTTTCACGCCCTTCTTCCAGGCCGACAGCTCTCATGCCCGCCGATTCGACGGGTCGGGCCTGGGGCTGGCGATCTGCCGTCAACTGGTCCATGCCATGGGCGGACAGATCGGGTACGAGCCGGTGCCAGGTGGGGGCAGCCGTTTCTGGCTGCGCCTGCCGCTGGCCGCCGCCTGA
- a CDS encoding peroxiredoxin has product MTIAIGQPAPDFTLPTDGNGSVTLSALKGKNVVVYFYPKDDTSGCTTQACGFGEQLPHFEKLDATIVGISKDSVASHDKFKAKYKLPFILASDADSDVTERYGAWQEKNMYGKKYMGIERSTFVIDKDGILRAEWRKVKVPGHVDAVLKAVQGL; this is encoded by the coding sequence ATGACCATCGCGATCGGCCAGCCGGCCCCCGATTTCACCCTGCCTACCGATGGCAATGGCAGCGTCACCCTGTCGGCCCTGAAGGGCAAGAATGTGGTGGTCTATTTCTATCCCAAGGATGACACGTCCGGCTGCACCACCCAGGCCTGCGGGTTCGGCGAGCAGCTGCCACATTTCGAAAAGCTGGATGCCACCATTGTCGGCATCTCCAAGGACAGCGTGGCCAGCCACGACAAGTTCAAGGCCAAGTACAAGCTGCCCTTCATCCTGGCCTCCGATGCCGACAGCGATGTGACGGAGCGTTATGGCGCCTGGCAGGAAAAGAACATGTACGGCAAGAAGTATATGGGCATCGAACGCTCCACCTTCGTGATCGACAAGGATGGTATCCTGCGCGCCGAATGGCGCAAGGTGAAGGTACCGGGCCATGTCGATGCCGTGCTGAAGGCGGTTCAGGGTCTGTAA
- a CDS encoding DinB family protein, with protein MISVDYVRTMAAYGHWMNSRMMEACAAIPAVDRSRDMGAFFKSLHGTLDHILWADMIWLSRFEGTAPPVAKGTDLFRPDWDELVADRALADARITDWAVGVTPEWLSAPLSYVTKFNPHRWTLPAWVPVTHFFNHGTHHRGQATTLMMQLGVDPGVTDLPVLPGIFDGSLGMEASKVPV; from the coding sequence ATGATCAGCGTGGATTACGTGCGTACCATGGCCGCCTATGGCCATTGGATGAACAGCCGCATGATGGAGGCCTGCGCCGCCATTCCGGCGGTGGACCGGTCGCGCGATATGGGAGCCTTCTTCAAGTCACTGCACGGCACGCTGGACCATATCCTGTGGGCCGACATGATCTGGCTCAGCCGGTTTGAGGGCACGGCACCGCCCGTGGCCAAGGGGACGGATCTGTTCCGTCCCGATTGGGATGAACTGGTGGCCGACCGTGCGCTGGCTGACGCCCGCATTACGGACTGGGCGGTGGGCGTGACGCCGGAATGGCTGTCGGCGCCCTTGTCCTATGTCACTAAGTTCAATCCCCACCGCTGGACCCTGCCGGCCTGGGTCCCGGTGACGCATTTCTTCAACCATGGTACCCACCATCGCGGGCAGGCGACGACCTTGATGATGCAACTGGGTGTCGATCCGGGCGTCACGGACCTTCCGGTCCTGCCTGGTATTTTCGATGGCTCGCTGGGGATGGAGGCGAGCAAGGTGCCGGTTTAG
- a CDS encoding HdaA/DnaA family protein: protein MTTPPQPPSNPPSLLSTRQIPLDLGHRSAMGEDDFLVAPGNQDAVAWLDAWPEWPAPALVLFGPAGCGKSHLAQIWRARARGNLLSVDDLRDEAELPDLLRPMRTAVLDGAQGVAGDPALERSLFHLYNLAKEIGGHLLLLAENAPINWLIRLPDLRSRLLAAPAVGMAAPDDALLMAVLVKLFADRQIRVGEDVIDWLMTRTERSFANARRVVATLDHAALAAKKPITVRFCRQVLGDQV, encoded by the coding sequence ATGACCACGCCCCCCCAACCGCCATCCAATCCGCCATCCCTGCTATCCACGCGGCAGATCCCGCTGGACCTGGGCCATCGGTCGGCCATGGGGGAGGATGATTTCCTGGTGGCACCGGGCAATCAGGACGCGGTGGCTTGGCTGGACGCCTGGCCAGAATGGCCCGCCCCAGCCCTGGTCCTGTTCGGTCCGGCGGGTTGCGGGAAAAGCCATCTGGCCCAGATCTGGCGCGCCCGCGCACGCGGTAACCTTCTGTCTGTCGATGACCTGCGGGACGAGGCAGAGCTGCCCGACCTGCTGCGCCCCATGCGGACCGCCGTTCTGGACGGGGCGCAGGGGGTGGCGGGCGACCCCGCGCTCGAACGGTCCCTGTTCCATCTTTACAATCTGGCCAAGGAGATAGGCGGGCATCTGCTGCTGCTAGCGGAAAATGCGCCCATCAACTGGCTGATCCGGTTGCCCGACCTGCGTTCCCGCCTGCTGGCGGCACCGGCGGTGGGCATGGCCGCTCCCGACGATGCCCTGTTGATGGCCGTGCTGGTGAAGCTGTTCGCCGACCGGCAGATCCGGGTGGGGGAGGATGTCATCGACTGGTTGATGACCCGCACCGAACGCAGCTTCGCCAATGCCCGCCGCGTGGTGGCGACGCTCGACCATGCCGCCTTGGCCGCGAAGAAGCCGATCACGGTGCGGTTCTGCCGGCAGGTCTTGGGCGATCAGGTCTAG
- a CDS encoding AI-2E family transporter, protein MMRANRQWKFWLWGFVGFIAVVWLLRSMLAPFVAGMAVAYLLDPVADKLEARGMPRWAATTIVLLGFLLAAILALLLLAPLLQAQVVQLVEVAPEWIAWAKKELVPEIQRWLRRLPAAEAKQLREAAGNYAGTAVGWTADVLRNILTSSVAIIDILSVIFITPIVAFYLLRDWDRMVATIDGWLPRPYATTIREQAREVDTTLAGFVRGQATVCLCLGVFYAVALTAAGLDFGLVIGLITGLLSFIPFVGSLVGFVASVGLALFQFDEFWRVGLIAGIFFFGQAVEGNILTPKLVGDKVGLHPVWVMFALLAGGALFGFVGVLLAVPVAAVIGVLTRFCLQQYMQSSLYRGFDTVEATALDLPPDPLLSHPAAEGAERGDGVADLPPKP, encoded by the coding sequence ATGATGCGGGCCAATCGACAGTGGAAATTCTGGCTCTGGGGCTTTGTCGGCTTCATCGCCGTCGTCTGGCTGCTGCGTTCCATGCTGGCGCCGTTCGTGGCGGGGATGGCGGTCGCCTATCTGCTGGACCCCGTCGCTGACAAATTGGAGGCGCGCGGCATGCCGCGCTGGGCCGCCACGACGATTGTGCTGCTGGGATTTCTGCTGGCAGCCATCCTGGCCCTGCTGCTGCTGGCGCCACTGTTGCAGGCACAGGTCGTACAGTTGGTGGAGGTGGCGCCCGAATGGATCGCCTGGGCCAAGAAGGAACTGGTCCCCGAAATCCAGCGCTGGTTGCGCCGCCTGCCGGCGGCAGAGGCGAAGCAACTGCGCGAAGCCGCCGGCAACTACGCCGGAACGGCTGTCGGCTGGACCGCTGACGTTCTGCGCAACATCCTGACCAGCAGTGTCGCCATCATCGACATCCTGTCCGTCATCTTCATCACGCCCATCGTGGCCTTCTATCTGCTACGCGACTGGGACCGGATGGTGGCGACAATAGATGGCTGGCTACCCCGCCCCTATGCCACCACCATCCGGGAGCAGGCGCGCGAGGTCGATACGACGCTGGCCGGATTCGTGCGCGGTCAGGCCACCGTCTGCCTTTGCCTGGGCGTTTTCTATGCCGTGGCCCTGACAGCAGCGGGGCTGGATTTCGGGCTGGTGATCGGGCTGATCACGGGCCTTCTGTCCTTCATCCCGTTTGTCGGATCGCTGGTCGGATTCGTGGCCAGTGTCGGCCTGGCCCTTTTCCAGTTCGACGAATTCTGGCGGGTCGGCCTGATCGCCGGCATCTTCTTCTTCGGCCAAGCCGTGGAAGGCAACATCCTGACGCCCAAGTTGGTGGGCGACAAGGTGGGGCTGCATCCCGTCTGGGTCATGTTCGCACTGCTGGCCGGCGGGGCCTTGTTCGGCTTTGTCGGCGTGCTGCTGGCGGTACCCGTTGCCGCCGTCATCGGCGTACTGACCCGGTTCTGTTTGCAGCAATATATGCAGAGCAGCCTCTACCGTGGGTTCGACACGGTGGAGGCGACAGCCCTCGACTTGCCCCCCGACCCGCTGCTATCCCATCCGGCAGCCGAAGGGGCGGAACGGGGTGACGGCGTCGCCGACCTGCCGCCCAAGCCCTGA
- a CDS encoding CDP-alcohol phosphatidyltransferase family protein, which yields MSDLAPETTATDPTLERLRRITMGITAGRLLSALLIGWLIYSGHYAWAFWLFVLAALGALLEGSAALLFKTRTRLGGVLDGFADRLLPLLALTALAYNGLLPLWVLIPVLLRELVLALGQKLPETAGNEPWIREPRWLFHINIVAMDALAILFLLIQGPGFGVDLFILPAELVVVGLTLASLVLAFVSRPKPEDEFLNDDPGKGA from the coding sequence ATGAGCGATCTTGCGCCCGAAACCACAGCCACCGATCCCACCCTGGAACGGTTACGCCGCATCACGATGGGCATCACCGCCGGGCGGCTGCTGTCAGCCCTGCTGATCGGCTGGCTGATCTATAGCGGCCATTATGCCTGGGCCTTCTGGCTGTTCGTGCTGGCCGCCCTGGGCGCCCTGCTGGAAGGGTCCGCGGCTCTGCTGTTCAAGACGCGCACAAGGCTGGGCGGGGTTCTGGACGGGTTCGCCGACCGGTTGCTGCCGCTTTTGGCCCTGACCGCGCTTGCCTATAATGGCCTGTTGCCGCTCTGGGTGCTGATCCCCGTGCTGCTGCGGGAACTGGTGCTGGCGCTGGGGCAGAAGCTGCCGGAAACGGCGGGGAACGAGCCCTGGATTCGCGAGCCTCGCTGGCTGTTTCATATCAACATCGTGGCCATGGACGCGCTGGCCATCCTGTTCCTGCTGATCCAGGGACCTGGATTCGGGGTCGATCTGTTCATCCTGCCGGCGGAACTGGTGGTGGTCGGTCTGACGCTGGCCTCGCTGGTACTGGCCTTCGTCAGCCGGCCGAAGCCGGAGGATGAATTCCTGAACGACGATCCGGGCAAGGGCGCATGA
- a CDS encoding DUF2066 domain-containing protein, with translation MPVIRTPALRKSLSVALMALGLALPASGQAVDDLFTVRDVGVDISSGNANAARDQGVREAQRKAFDLMFDRLTVDGARTALPPVPSDVIERMVQSFEIQEERTSATRYVGKLAIRFNAAALRNYLRANNVAYAEVRSKPTLVLPIDQTGGTPVLWQAGTAWRQAWADLAPRQGGLVPVTVPFGEAADVSDIGVEQALTGDATALRRIADRYGAGDVAVVVASGTPEAGLTVTVALHPATGSGESFTLTQSPLPADTTEVVSPTLRAAVESVTHRFEERWTAATQIAAGALSDLKLTARFADQAAWLSIRKRLASISTITQTNITSLSRTGAVLDLRHAGDIGQLRTALAQRDLVLEDGADGPVLRSAR, from the coding sequence ATGCCGGTCATCCGCACCCCCGCCCTGCGCAAAAGCCTGTCTGTCGCCCTGATGGCCCTGGGTCTGGCGCTGCCAGCCTCTGGTCAGGCGGTGGACGACCTGTTCACGGTGCGCGATGTGGGCGTCGATATCTCGTCCGGCAATGCCAATGCCGCCCGGGACCAAGGCGTGCGGGAGGCGCAACGCAAGGCCTTCGACCTGATGTTCGACCGGCTGACGGTGGATGGTGCTCGCACCGCCCTACCCCCCGTTCCATCCGACGTGATCGAACGCATGGTGCAGAGCTTTGAGATCCAGGAGGAGCGGACATCCGCCACCCGTTATGTCGGCAAGCTGGCCATCCGTTTCAACGCCGCCGCCCTGCGCAATTACCTGCGTGCCAACAATGTCGCCTATGCCGAGGTGCGGTCGAAGCCAACCCTGGTCCTGCCCATTGATCAGACGGGCGGCACGCCAGTCCTGTGGCAGGCGGGCACGGCGTGGCGGCAAGCCTGGGCCGATCTGGCCCCGCGTCAGGGCGGTCTGGTGCCCGTGACCGTACCGTTCGGGGAGGCAGCGGATGTCAGCGATATCGGTGTGGAACAGGCCCTGACCGGTGACGCCACCGCGCTGCGCCGTATCGCCGACCGCTACGGTGCCGGTGATGTCGCCGTGGTGGTGGCCAGCGGCACGCCAGAAGCAGGCCTGACGGTGACGGTTGCCCTGCATCCTGCCACAGGCAGTGGGGAAAGCTTCACCCTGACGCAATCACCCCTGCCTGCGGATACGACCGAGGTGGTGAGTCCCACCCTGCGCGCGGCCGTGGAAAGCGTGACCCACCGGTTCGAGGAACGCTGGACCGCCGCCACGCAGATCGCCGCCGGGGCCCTGTCGGACCTGAAGCTGACGGCCCGCTTTGCCGATCAGGCCGCGTGGTTGTCCATCCGCAAACGTCTGGCCAGCATCAGCACTATCACACAGACCAATATCACCAGCCTGTCGCGCACCGGCGCCGTCCTGGACCTGCGCCATGCTGGCGATATCGGCCAGTTGCGCACCGCACTGGCCCAGCGCGATCTGGTGCTGGAAGATGGGGCCGACGGGCCGGTCCTGCGCAGCGCGCGGTGA
- the purM gene encoding phosphoribosylformylglycinamidine cyclo-ligase, with product MSSYSYRDAGVDIDAGNALVDAIKPLAKSTARSGSDAGLGGFGALFDLRAAGFHDPLLVSTTDGVGTKLKVAIDANKHDTVGIDLVAMCVNDLVVQGAEPLLFLDYYATGKLDVAAGRAIVAGIAEGCRQAGCALVGGETAEMPGMYAHGDYDLAGFSVGAVERSQVLIGDKVASGDVVLGLASSGVHSNGYSLVRKLVGVSGLTYDSACPWDASRSLGDALLTPTRIYVKSVLAAVRAGTVNALAHITGGGLIENIPRVLPDGLGVDLDAASWDLPPVFNWLMKTGNVEASEMARTFNCGIGMVVVVPADKADEATRLLAEGGETVKRIGTVVPRSGDGHRVVITGLERWS from the coding sequence ATGAGCAGCTATTCCTACCGGGATGCGGGTGTCGATATCGATGCGGGCAACGCACTGGTCGATGCGATCAAGCCGCTGGCCAAGTCCACGGCTCGTTCCGGCTCCGATGCGGGCCTGGGTGGGTTCGGCGCACTGTTCGATCTGCGCGCCGCCGGCTTCCATGATCCGCTGCTGGTTTCCACCACTGACGGCGTGGGCACCAAGCTGAAGGTCGCCATCGACGCCAACAAGCATGACACGGTCGGTATCGATCTGGTCGCCATGTGCGTGAATGATCTGGTGGTGCAGGGCGCCGAACCGCTGCTGTTCCTGGATTACTACGCCACCGGCAAGCTGGACGTGGCCGCCGGCCGCGCCATCGTCGCCGGCATCGCTGAGGGCTGCCGTCAGGCCGGTTGCGCCCTTGTCGGTGGTGAGACCGCGGAAATGCCTGGCATGTATGCCCATGGCGACTATGATCTGGCCGGTTTCTCAGTCGGTGCCGTCGAACGTTCGCAGGTGCTGATCGGTGACAAGGTGGCCTCCGGCGATGTGGTGCTGGGCCTGGCCTCGTCGGGCGTGCATTCCAACGGCTACTCGCTGGTGCGCAAGCTGGTGGGCGTGTCGGGCCTGACCTATGACAGCGCCTGCCCATGGGATGCCTCGCGCAGCCTGGGTGACGCGCTGCTGACGCCGACCCGCATCTATGTGAAGTCGGTCCTGGCTGCCGTGCGCGCCGGCACCGTCAATGCGCTGGCCCATATCACGGGTGGCGGGTTGATTGAGAATATTCCGCGCGTCCTGCCCGATGGCCTGGGCGTGGACCTGGATGCTGCATCCTGGGACCTGCCGCCGGTGTTCAACTGGCTGATGAAGACGGGCAATGTCGAAGCGTCCGAGATGGCTCGCACCTTTAATTGCGGTATCGGCATGGTTGTCGTCGTGCCTGCCGACAAGGCCGATGAAGCCACGCGCCTCCTGGCCGAAGGCGGGGAGACTGTGAAGCGTATCGGCACCGTGGTTCCGCGCAGCGGCGACGGCCACCGCGTCGTGATCACGGGGCTGGAGCGCTGGTCGTGA
- the purN gene encoding phosphoribosylglycinamide formyltransferase, whose translation MRLRLGVLISGRGSNLQALIDAACDPAYPAEVALVISNKPDAAGLDRARAAGIATLVLKPKDFADKAAHEAAMTAALERAGVGLVCLAGYMRLLSPVFVTAWHDRLINIHPSLLPAFPGLDTHAKAIDTGVRFHGCTVHFVRVEMDTGPIIVQAAVPVADDDTPDRLAARVLTQEHKAYPLAVRLIAEGRVSVEGNRVAVRGGAVPNAMIAPIA comes from the coding sequence GTGAGACTGCGTCTGGGCGTTTTGATCTCGGGCCGGGGCAGCAATCTCCAGGCCCTGATCGACGCTGCCTGTGATCCGGCATATCCGGCGGAGGTGGCGCTTGTCATCTCCAACAAGCCGGACGCCGCCGGCTTGGACCGGGCGCGTGCCGCCGGTATCGCCACCCTGGTACTGAAGCCGAAAGACTTTGCCGATAAGGCAGCCCACGAGGCGGCGATGACGGCGGCGTTGGAAAGGGCCGGCGTCGGTCTGGTCTGCCTCGCCGGTTATATGCGCCTGCTGTCGCCGGTGTTTGTGACGGCGTGGCATGACCGCCTGATCAACATCCACCCCTCGCTGCTGCCCGCCTTTCCCGGCCTGGACACACACGCGAAGGCCATCGACACCGGCGTGCGCTTTCACGGCTGCACGGTGCATTTCGTGCGGGTGGAGATGGATACCGGCCCGATCATCGTGCAGGCCGCTGTGCCCGTCGCCGATGATGACACGCCCGATCGTCTGGCGGCTCGCGTCCTGACCCAGGAGCACAAGGCCTATCCCTTGGCCGTGCGCCTGATCGCGGAAGGCCGGGTGTCGGTGGAGGGCAACCGCGTGGCGGTGCGGGGTGGGGCCGTGCCGAATGCGATGATCGCGCCCATCGCCTGA